A stretch of Aeromicrobium tamlense DNA encodes these proteins:
- a CDS encoding Ldh family oxidoreductase — MKLQITEAHDLVRQAMARFGYDDAQQTIIADHLIDCTVRGFDVGGLPRAATLVERLGRSEPFGPVVVEQETASSIALDGGDQLGYIVAKQLTETLIEKARHVPVVAGTARNTWCTGMFTYYLEMVTAAGLVGFVASSGGPTVAPHGGTEGRFGTNPVAWGFPTPGQPIIWDIGTSAAMLADLSFAIKTGQELAPGLAFAPDGSPTTDAAAALDGGAIAPWGGHKGSGLAISAQLLGMMSGAETDPPWLTDMGFFMVVMDPNAFSSDFPQRAGEYGDWVRSTRPADPDSPVRMPFDRSVAARDATFAAGEIEVSDEIVKLLRDFVESPA, encoded by the coding sequence ATGAAGCTCCAGATCACCGAGGCCCACGACCTCGTCCGACAGGCGATGGCCCGGTTCGGCTACGACGACGCCCAGCAGACGATCATCGCCGACCACCTCATCGACTGCACCGTCCGCGGCTTCGACGTCGGCGGGCTCCCCCGCGCCGCGACCCTCGTCGAGCGGCTCGGCAGGTCCGAGCCGTTCGGCCCGGTCGTCGTCGAGCAGGAGACCGCGTCCAGCATCGCGCTCGACGGCGGCGACCAGCTCGGCTACATCGTGGCCAAGCAGCTGACCGAGACCCTCATCGAGAAGGCCCGGCACGTGCCGGTCGTCGCCGGCACCGCGCGCAACACGTGGTGCACCGGCATGTTCACGTACTACCTCGAGATGGTGACCGCCGCCGGCCTCGTCGGCTTCGTCGCCAGCAGCGGAGGTCCCACGGTCGCGCCGCACGGCGGCACCGAGGGACGGTTCGGCACCAACCCCGTGGCGTGGGGCTTCCCGACGCCCGGCCAGCCGATCATCTGGGACATCGGCACGTCGGCGGCGATGCTCGCCGACCTGTCGTTCGCCATCAAGACCGGCCAGGAGCTCGCTCCCGGCCTCGCCTTCGCGCCCGACGGCTCCCCCACCACCGACGCGGCTGCCGCGCTCGACGGCGGCGCGATCGCCCCGTGGGGCGGCCACAAGGGCTCGGGCCTGGCGATCAGCGCGCAGCTGCTCGGCATGATGTCCGGTGCCGAGACCGATCCACCCTGGCTCACCGACATGGGCTTCTTCATGGTCGTGATGGACCCGAACGCGTTCTCGTCGGACTTCCCCCAGCGCGCCGGCGAGTACGGCGACTGGGTGCGGTCCACGCGTCCGGCCGACCCGGACTCCCCCGTGCGCATGCCCTTCGACCGCTCGGTCGCGGCCCGCGACGCCACCTTCGCCGCCGGCGAGATCGAGGTCTCCGACGAGATCGTGAAGCTGCTGCGCGACTTCGTGGAGTCC
- a CDS encoding flavin-containing monooxygenase gives MSHHPTPEQSALDAWLAAFASALEREDRQALASLFTEDADWRDIVAFTWDFSTAVGPEAIADRLLETNAETRASQVLPDLTRTPTSRVRRAGEEVVEGFHTFETSVGHGTGIVRLREEPDGRMLAKTLLTTLQELEGFEERRGARRPHGTAYSRTFGGQNWKDLREAERAYADRDPEVLVVGGGQAGLTIAARLRTIGVDALVIDAHERVGDVWRKRYHSLTLHNEAWVASLPYLEFPDTWPTYIPKDKLADWFEFYAEAMELNTWTSTRLVSGRYDESADQWTVELDREGTTVTMQPRHVVMATGSVSGIPSMPKLPGLDEFAGEVMHSSRYSSGAEFRGRRALVIGTGTSGHDVAQDLHALGSEVSIVQRSSTTVVSLEPSGISVYALFSQGLPLDDADLIAAGNSFPTLIKANQLLAQQMLKDDAELLERLHAVGFRTDIGEDHTGFHLKYNRRGGGYYINVGCSDLIADGEVGLIQHDQIERFTADGVRLRDGSVLPLDLVVMATGYGNQQEDVRRYFGDEVADAVGPIWGVDDDGEMRNMWRRTAQPGLWFHAGSLAACRANSKYLAVQIKAELEKIAPARRTA, from the coding sequence ATGTCCCACCACCCCACCCCGGAGCAGTCCGCACTGGACGCCTGGCTCGCCGCGTTCGCGTCGGCGCTCGAGCGCGAGGACAGGCAGGCGCTCGCGTCCCTGTTCACCGAGGACGCCGACTGGCGCGACATCGTCGCGTTCACGTGGGACTTCAGCACCGCGGTCGGCCCGGAGGCCATCGCCGACCGGCTGCTCGAGACGAACGCCGAGACGCGCGCCAGCCAGGTGCTCCCGGACCTGACGCGGACGCCGACCTCCCGGGTGCGGCGCGCCGGCGAGGAGGTCGTCGAGGGCTTCCACACGTTCGAGACCTCGGTCGGCCACGGCACGGGCATCGTGCGGCTGCGCGAGGAGCCCGACGGCCGCATGCTCGCCAAGACGCTGCTCACGACGCTGCAGGAGCTCGAGGGCTTCGAGGAGCGGCGCGGCGCCCGCCGTCCCCACGGCACCGCCTACTCGCGCACCTTCGGCGGCCAGAACTGGAAGGACCTGCGCGAGGCCGAGCGCGCCTACGCCGACCGTGACCCCGAGGTCCTGGTCGTCGGCGGCGGACAGGCCGGCCTGACGATCGCGGCGCGCCTGCGCACCATCGGCGTCGACGCCCTGGTCATCGACGCCCACGAGCGCGTCGGCGACGTGTGGCGCAAGCGCTACCACTCCCTCACGCTGCACAACGAGGCGTGGGTCGCGAGCCTGCCCTACCTGGAGTTCCCCGACACGTGGCCGACCTACATCCCCAAGGACAAGCTCGCCGACTGGTTCGAGTTCTACGCCGAGGCGATGGAGCTGAACACGTGGACCAGCACCCGCCTGGTCTCGGGCCGCTACGACGAGTCCGCGGACCAGTGGACGGTCGAGCTGGACCGCGAGGGCACCACGGTGACGATGCAGCCGCGTCACGTCGTCATGGCCACCGGCAGCGTCAGCGGCATCCCGAGCATGCCGAAGCTCCCGGGGCTCGACGAGTTCGCCGGCGAGGTCATGCACTCGAGCCGCTACTCCTCCGGCGCCGAGTTCCGAGGCCGCAGGGCCCTCGTGATCGGCACGGGCACCAGCGGCCACGACGTGGCCCAGGACCTCCACGCCCTCGGCTCGGAGGTCTCCATCGTCCAGCGCAGCTCGACCACTGTGGTGAGCCTGGAGCCGAGCGGCATCTCGGTGTACGCGCTCTTCTCCCAGGGCCTGCCGCTCGACGACGCCGACCTGATCGCGGCGGGCAACTCGTTCCCCACGCTCATCAAGGCGAACCAGCTGCTCGCCCAGCAGATGCTGAAGGACGACGCCGAGCTGCTCGAGCGACTGCACGCCGTCGGCTTCCGGACCGACATCGGCGAGGACCACACCGGCTTCCACCTGAAGTACAACCGCCGTGGTGGTGGCTACTACATCAACGTCGGCTGCTCGGACCTGATCGCCGACGGCGAGGTGGGCCTCATCCAGCACGACCAGATCGAGCGCTTCACCGCCGACGGCGTGCGCCTGCGCGACGGCTCGGTCCTGCCGCTCGACCTCGTGGTGATGGCGACCGGCTACGGCAACCAGCAGGAGGACGTCCGCCGCTACTTCGGCGACGAGGTCGCCGACGCCGTGGGCCCGATCTGGGGCGTCGACGACGACGGCGAGATGCGCAACATGTGGCGCCGCACGGCCCAGCCCGGTCTGTGGTTCCACGCCGGCAGCCTGGCCGCGTGCCGCGCCAACTCCAAGTACCTGGCCGTCCAGATCAAGGCCGAGCTCGAGAAGATCGCTCCGGCGAGGAGGACCGCATGA
- a CDS encoding TetR/AcrR family transcriptional regulator, whose translation MAPVHDKQLTERGRRTRDNLLHAASVVFARQGFLDTKITDITTEAGTANGSFYNYFDSKEDIFRAAIAQVNGRMFEVAASRLPEGASPYERIEAATRRYVEGYKADAGMIMILEQVATFSPEFKAMRRETRTMFRARTERGIRRWQEAGVIDPALPAQVAADALTSMVSNFCYMWLVFDEDYDTETVVTTLSRMWAQALGLPVPD comes from the coding sequence GTGGCACCGGTACATGACAAGCAGCTGACCGAGCGGGGGCGCAGGACGCGCGACAACCTGCTCCATGCGGCCTCGGTCGTCTTCGCACGCCAGGGCTTCCTGGACACGAAGATCACCGACATCACCACCGAGGCCGGCACGGCCAACGGCAGCTTCTACAACTACTTCGACTCCAAGGAGGACATCTTCCGCGCCGCGATCGCGCAGGTGAACGGACGGATGTTCGAGGTGGCGGCGTCGCGGCTGCCCGAGGGGGCCTCGCCCTACGAGCGCATCGAGGCGGCGACCCGCCGGTACGTCGAGGGCTACAAGGCCGACGCGGGGATGATCATGATCCTCGAGCAGGTCGCCACCTTCAGTCCGGAGTTCAAGGCCATGCGCCGCGAGACGCGCACGATGTTCCGGGCGCGCACCGAGCGTGGCATCCGCCGCTGGCAGGAGGCGGGCGTCATCGACCCCGCGCTCCCGGCCCAGGTCGCGGCCGACGCGCTGACCTCGATGGTGAGCAACTTCTGCTACATGTGGCTCGTCTTCGACGAGGACTACGACACCGAGACCGTGGTCACGACCCTCAGCCGGATGTGGGCGCAGGCGCTGGGGCTCCCCGTCCCGGACTGA
- a CDS encoding phosphotriesterase family protein: protein MKTIATAAGRHVPVTELGHTLMHEHVFVLNAEIERNYPGRWDEEVRVADAIAKLESAYDRGVRTIVDLTVVGLGRDLPRVQRVAEQVRMNIVVATGLYAYDDVPMFFKFRGPGLLIDGPELLTEFFVKDLTEGIADTGITASIIKCATDAQGITPGVERILRAAARAHRETGAPISTHTHAPTERGADQLAVFVEEGVDLSRVVIGHSGDTTDLDYLERLLDHGVYLGMDRFGLDLMLSFEDRVATVATLCEKGYAGQLVLAHDASSYTHNFDLDAKEKLMPNWHYEHVHADVLPALRDRGVTDAQIEQMLVANPAAILG from the coding sequence ATGAAGACCATCGCCACCGCAGCCGGCCGACACGTCCCCGTGACCGAGCTCGGACACACGCTCATGCACGAGCACGTCTTCGTGCTGAACGCGGAGATCGAGCGGAACTACCCCGGCCGCTGGGACGAGGAGGTCCGCGTGGCGGACGCGATCGCCAAGCTCGAGTCGGCGTACGACCGCGGCGTGCGGACGATCGTCGACCTCACCGTGGTGGGCCTCGGACGCGACCTCCCGCGCGTGCAGCGGGTCGCCGAGCAGGTGCGGATGAACATCGTCGTGGCCACGGGCCTGTACGCGTACGACGACGTGCCGATGTTCTTCAAGTTCCGCGGACCGGGGCTGCTGATCGACGGCCCCGAGCTGCTGACGGAGTTCTTCGTCAAGGACCTCACCGAGGGCATCGCCGACACCGGGATCACGGCCAGCATCATCAAGTGCGCCACCGACGCCCAGGGCATCACGCCCGGCGTCGAGCGCATCCTGCGGGCGGCCGCCCGCGCCCACCGGGAGACCGGCGCGCCGATCTCCACGCACACGCACGCCCCCACCGAGCGCGGCGCCGACCAGCTCGCCGTCTTCGTCGAGGAGGGCGTCGACCTGTCACGCGTCGTGATCGGTCACTCGGGCGACACGACCGACCTGGACTACCTCGAGCGACTGCTCGACCACGGGGTCTACCTCGGCATGGACCGGTTCGGCCTGGACCTCATGCTCTCCTTCGAGGACCGCGTCGCGACCGTGGCGACCCTGTGCGAGAAGGGCTACGCGGGGCAGCTGGTCCTGGCCCACGACGCCTCGAGCTACACGCACAATTTCGACCTGGATGCCAAGGAGAAGCTGATGCCGAACTGGCACTACGAGCACGTCCACGCGGACGTCCTGCCGGCACTGCGGGACCGCGGCGTGACCGACGCGCAGATCGAGCAGATGCTGGTGGCCAACCCGGCCGCCATCCTGGGATGA
- a CDS encoding acetate--CoA ligase family protein, translating into MALESPSPHAAPESLDPGIDALFNARRIAIVGASGREGNPFARPLQYLTEFGFDGDVYPVNPGYETLRGLPCFPDLASLPAPVDLALLMVPGRAAVELMPQVAAAGARAAVVFASGFSETGDEGVRLQAELTAAAREHGVRVIGPNCQGVLSTTHRLYGTFTAALELGPVRTGGLAYVGQSGAVGGSILSMAREQGIGISSWVSTGNQADLTTVEVARHLVELPETEVLALYLESAVGESEFRDLAARAQELDTSLIVLRSATSAAGAKAAASHTGAIVGDDGAYRVAAREHGVVEASDIDDLVRLAHAHLALPRSAGPSTVIVTTSGGAGSLAADKAHELGLTIEDLRPETQERLATLVPDFGAIDNPVDVTAQIFRSSEIDDFVEVCRIGCAAQEVDAIVIALTLVTGELAASMATALAELIPQVSKPVALVWAAAREQTVKGREILREAGVPVFDSSEQAMRAIASLRRVPAPVRPGGRPSGFDETVVRRLLDDLTGTVTESQAQEILAAAGIATPDARLVTDVAMAESLSLGTDRAYVVKIQAAGIAHKTERGGVRLGLDATEVAGVARTMLEDFAADDPQGVLVQEMVPAGVELIVGVTRTDGGLPLVTVGLGGTATELYADTATTFAPVDATRARALLLDLKAAPLLTGFRGSPALDVDAVADLVARVSHVADIAGPALRELEVNPVRVLDRAERPVLALDFLMTLERETA; encoded by the coding sequence GTGGCCCTCGAATCACCATCTCCCCACGCCGCACCGGAGTCCCTCGACCCGGGCATCGACGCGCTCTTCAACGCCCGTCGCATCGCGATCGTCGGCGCGTCCGGCCGCGAGGGGAATCCGTTCGCCCGCCCCCTGCAGTACCTGACCGAGTTCGGCTTCGACGGCGACGTCTACCCGGTCAACCCCGGCTACGAGACCCTGCGCGGCCTCCCGTGCTTCCCGGACCTCGCGAGCCTGCCCGCGCCGGTCGACCTCGCGCTGCTGATGGTGCCCGGACGGGCGGCCGTCGAGCTCATGCCCCAGGTCGCCGCCGCCGGCGCCCGGGCCGCGGTCGTGTTCGCGTCCGGCTTCTCCGAGACCGGCGACGAGGGCGTCCGCCTCCAGGCCGAGCTGACCGCCGCCGCGCGGGAGCACGGCGTCCGCGTCATCGGACCCAACTGTCAAGGCGTGCTGTCTACGACGCACCGCCTCTACGGCACCTTCACCGCCGCGCTCGAGCTCGGTCCGGTGCGCACCGGCGGCCTCGCGTACGTCGGCCAGAGCGGCGCCGTCGGCGGCTCCATCCTCAGCATGGCGCGCGAGCAGGGCATCGGGATCTCCAGCTGGGTCAGCACCGGCAACCAGGCCGACCTGACCACCGTCGAGGTGGCGCGGCACCTCGTCGAGCTCCCCGAGACGGAGGTGCTCGCGCTCTACCTCGAGAGCGCCGTGGGGGAGAGCGAGTTCCGCGACCTGGCCGCCCGCGCCCAGGAGCTCGACACGTCGCTGATCGTGCTGCGGTCGGCCACGAGCGCCGCCGGCGCGAAGGCGGCGGCCTCCCACACCGGCGCGATCGTCGGCGACGACGGTGCCTACCGGGTCGCCGCACGCGAGCACGGCGTGGTCGAGGCCTCCGACATCGACGACCTCGTCCGTCTCGCGCACGCCCACCTCGCCCTGCCCCGCAGCGCCGGGCCGTCGACCGTGATCGTCACGACCTCGGGCGGCGCCGGGAGCCTGGCCGCCGACAAGGCCCACGAGCTCGGCCTGACGATCGAGGACCTGCGCCCCGAGACGCAGGAGCGACTCGCCACCCTGGTGCCCGACTTCGGCGCGATCGACAACCCGGTGGACGTGACGGCGCAGATCTTCCGCTCCAGCGAGATCGACGACTTCGTCGAGGTCTGCCGGATCGGCTGCGCCGCACAGGAGGTCGACGCGATCGTCATCGCGCTCACCCTCGTCACGGGCGAGCTGGCCGCCTCGATGGCCACGGCACTCGCCGAGCTGATCCCGCAGGTGAGCAAGCCCGTCGCCCTGGTCTGGGCCGCGGCCCGCGAGCAGACCGTCAAGGGTCGCGAGATCCTCCGCGAGGCGGGCGTCCCCGTCTTCGACTCGTCCGAGCAGGCGATGCGTGCCATCGCGTCGCTGCGCCGCGTGCCGGCGCCGGTCCGGCCCGGCGGACGGCCCTCGGGCTTCGACGAGACCGTCGTCCGCCGCCTCCTCGACGACCTCACGGGCACCGTGACCGAGTCCCAGGCGCAGGAGATCCTGGCCGCCGCCGGCATCGCGACGCCCGATGCGCGGCTCGTCACGGACGTCGCGATGGCCGAGTCGCTCTCGCTCGGGACAGACCGCGCCTACGTCGTGAAGATCCAGGCCGCGGGGATCGCCCACAAGACCGAGCGCGGCGGCGTCCGTCTGGGACTCGACGCGACCGAGGTCGCCGGCGTCGCCCGCACGATGCTCGAGGACTTCGCCGCCGACGATCCGCAGGGCGTCCTGGTGCAGGAGATGGTGCCGGCCGGCGTCGAGCTGATCGTCGGCGTCACCCGCACCGACGGCGGCCTGCCGCTCGTGACGGTCGGCCTCGGCGGCACCGCGACCGAGCTCTACGCCGACACCGCGACGACCTTCGCGCCCGTGGACGCCACGCGGGCCCGCGCGCTCCTGCTCGACCTCAAGGCCGCCCCGCTGCTCACGGGCTTCCGCGGCTCGCCGGCGCTCGACGTGGACGCCGTGGCCGACCTCGTCGCCCGGGTGAGCCACGTCGCCGACATCGCGGGCCCGGCCCTGCGCGAGCTCGAGGTGAACCCCGTGCGGGTCCTCGACCGCGCGGAGCGCCCGGTGCTCGCCCTCGATTTCCTGATGACCCTCGAAAGGGAGACAGCATGA
- a CDS encoding enoyl-CoA hydratase/isomerase family protein, whose protein sequence is MTGRIGLDRVGAVAVITVDNTRIKNALTQQMARDLGAVCEEIDADASIGCTVIQGAGGTFCSGADTSTWAETYGDDPLSDEAYADTDEMYGSFVRFGELKAPTIAAVRGAAVGAGLNLALAADLRVAADDARLLAGFLAAGIHPGGGFFTLVRRLAGREAAATLGLFSQEVSGREAKGFGLVGVCVPDEDTEKTALEIAQHVARDPLVARRAKRSFNLETQSTPLPWAAALEVERGVQLWTQARRLRHQREQA, encoded by the coding sequence ATGACCGGACGTATCGGCCTGGACCGCGTGGGCGCGGTCGCGGTGATCACCGTCGACAACACCCGCATCAAGAACGCGCTCACCCAGCAGATGGCGCGCGATCTCGGTGCCGTGTGCGAGGAGATCGACGCCGACGCGTCGATCGGCTGCACGGTGATCCAGGGCGCGGGTGGCACGTTCTGCTCCGGGGCCGACACGTCGACCTGGGCCGAGACCTACGGCGACGACCCGCTCAGCGACGAGGCCTACGCCGACACCGACGAGATGTACGGCTCGTTCGTCCGCTTCGGCGAGCTCAAGGCGCCGACGATCGCCGCCGTCCGCGGTGCCGCCGTGGGCGCGGGCCTCAACCTCGCGCTGGCGGCCGACCTCCGGGTCGCCGCCGATGACGCCCGCCTGCTGGCCGGCTTCCTCGCGGCGGGCATCCACCCCGGCGGAGGGTTCTTCACCCTCGTGCGTCGCCTCGCCGGTCGTGAGGCCGCCGCGACGCTCGGCCTCTTCAGCCAGGAGGTCTCGGGCCGCGAGGCCAAGGGCTTCGGGCTCGTCGGCGTCTGCGTCCCCGACGAGGACACCGAGAAGACCGCGCTGGAGATCGCGCAGCACGTGGCTCGCGACCCTCTCGTCGCTCGGCGGGCGAAGCGCAGCTTCAACCTCGAGACGCAGTCCACCCCGCTGCCGTGGGCGGCCGCGCTCGAGGTCGAGCGAGGCGTCCAGCTGTGGACCCAGGCGCGCCGCCTGCGCCACCAGCGGGAGCAGGCGTGA